From a region of the Mycobacterium intracellulare ATCC 13950 genome:
- a CDS encoding LCP family protein produces MPVRRVVRVIATVLTLAVVVGTGIAWSNVRSFEDGIFHMSAPSLGKGGDDGAIDILLVGLDSRTDAHGNPLSQEELDTLRAGDEEATNTDTIILIRIPNNGKSATAISIPRDSYVAAPGLGKTKINGVYGQTREAKRASLVRAGDAAADAAAQGTEAGREALIKTVADLTGVTVDHYAEIGLLGFSLITEALGGVDVCLKEPVFEPLSGADFPAGPQRLSGPEALSFVRQRHELPRGDLDRVVRQQVVMASLAHRVISGKTLSSPTTVRRLEAAVQRSVVISAGWDVMDFVQQMQKLAGGNVAFATIPVLDGAGWSDDGMQSVVRVDPHQVADWVNGLLHEQEEGKTEEIAYTPAKTTASVVNDTDINGLAAAVSDVLSAKGFATGTVGNNDGGHVKASQVRAAKSDDMGAKEVSKELGGLPVIADASLAPGAVRVVLANDYSGPGSGLSGTETIMPARVSTAGAVATNPNVPPPSPILTAGSDKPECIN; encoded by the coding sequence ATGCCTGTGCGACGTGTGGTTCGTGTGATTGCCACCGTGCTGACGCTCGCGGTCGTCGTCGGCACCGGGATCGCGTGGAGCAATGTCCGGTCCTTCGAAGACGGCATCTTTCACATGTCGGCGCCCTCGCTGGGCAAAGGCGGCGACGACGGCGCGATCGACATCCTGTTGGTCGGCCTCGACAGCCGCACCGACGCGCACGGCAACCCGCTGTCCCAAGAGGAACTGGACACGCTGCGGGCCGGCGACGAGGAAGCCACCAACACCGACACGATCATCCTGATCCGCATCCCCAACAACGGGAAGTCGGCGACCGCGATCTCGATCCCGCGCGACTCCTACGTCGCCGCCCCCGGCCTGGGCAAGACGAAGATCAACGGCGTCTACGGCCAGACCCGGGAGGCCAAGCGCGCCAGCCTGGTCCGCGCCGGCGACGCCGCGGCGGACGCGGCCGCCCAGGGCACCGAGGCCGGCCGCGAGGCGCTGATCAAGACCGTCGCCGACCTGACCGGCGTCACCGTCGACCACTACGCCGAGATCGGCCTGCTGGGCTTCTCGCTGATCACCGAGGCCCTCGGCGGCGTCGACGTCTGCCTCAAAGAGCCGGTGTTCGAACCCCTTTCGGGTGCCGACTTCCCGGCGGGCCCGCAACGGCTCAGCGGCCCCGAAGCCCTCAGCTTCGTGCGCCAGCGCCACGAACTGCCGCGCGGCGACCTGGACCGGGTGGTGCGCCAGCAGGTGGTGATGGCCTCGCTGGCCCACCGGGTCATCTCCGGCAAGACGCTGTCCAGCCCCACCACCGTGCGGCGCCTGGAAGCCGCCGTGCAGCGTTCGGTGGTGATCTCGGCCGGGTGGGACGTGATGGATTTCGTGCAGCAGATGCAGAAGCTCGCCGGCGGCAACGTCGCATTCGCCACCATCCCGGTGCTCGACGGCGCCGGCTGGAGCGACGACGGCATGCAGAGCGTGGTGCGGGTGGACCCGCACCAGGTGGCCGACTGGGTGAATGGGCTCCTGCACGAGCAGGAGGAGGGCAAGACCGAGGAGATCGCCTACACGCCCGCGAAGACCACCGCCAGCGTCGTCAACGACACCGACATCAACGGCCTGGCCGCGGCCGTGTCAGACGTGTTGAGCGCCAAGGGTTTTGCCACGGGCACGGTGGGCAACAACGACGGCGGGCACGTCAAGGCCAGCCAGGTCCGCGCCGCCAAGAGCGACGACATGGGGGCCAAGGAGGTCTCCAAGGAATTGGGTGGGCTGCCGGTGATCGCCGACGCCTCGCTGGCGCCGGGCGCGGTGCGGGTGGTGCTGGCCAACGACTACAGCGGCCCGGGCTCGGGCCTGTCGGGCACCGAGACGATCATGCCCGCGCGGGTGTCCACCGCCGGCGCGGTGGCCACCAACCCCAACGTCCCCCCGCCGTCGCCGATCCTGACCGCCGGCTCCGACAAACCGGAGTGCATAAACTAA
- a CDS encoding TIGR03089 family protein, which produces MQQPSTLSGAILDPMLRADPVGPRITYYDDATGERIELSGVTLANWAAKTGNLLRDELGAGPSSRVAILLPAHWQTAAVLFGVWWIGAEAVLAGPADLALCTTERLGEADDAVAGGEVAVLSLDAFGRPAPDLPIGVTDYATAVRVHGDQIVPEPRPGPALGGRSVDEVLADCQTSAAARGLTSSDRVLSGKPWTEPAELVDNLLAIMAVGASLVLVANADPDAQSRRIESEKVTRVL; this is translated from the coding sequence GTGCAGCAACCGAGCACGCTGAGCGGGGCCATCCTCGATCCGATGTTGCGGGCCGACCCGGTCGGCCCGCGGATCACCTACTACGACGACGCCACCGGCGAGCGCATCGAGTTGTCCGGGGTGACGCTGGCCAACTGGGCCGCCAAGACCGGCAACCTGTTGCGCGACGAACTGGGGGCCGGACCGTCCAGCCGCGTCGCGATCCTGCTGCCCGCGCACTGGCAGACGGCCGCGGTGCTGTTCGGGGTGTGGTGGATCGGCGCCGAGGCGGTGCTGGCGGGACCCGCCGACCTGGCGCTCTGCACCACCGAGCGCCTCGGCGAAGCCGACGACGCGGTGGCCGGGGGCGAGGTCGCGGTGCTGTCGCTGGACGCGTTCGGCCGCCCGGCACCCGACCTGCCGATCGGTGTGACCGACTACGCCACCGCGGTGCGGGTGCACGGCGACCAGATCGTTCCCGAACCCCGCCCGGGGCCCGCGCTGGGCGGCCGCTCGGTCGACGAGGTGCTGGCGGATTGTCAAACATCCGCGGCGGCAAGGGGTTTGACGTCGAGCGACCGCGTGCTGTCCGGCAAGCCGTGGACCGAACCCGCCGAGCTGGTGGACAACCTGCTGGCGATCATGGCGGTCGGCGCCTCGCTGGTGCTGGTGGCCAACGCCGATCCGGACGCGCAGTCGCGCCGCATCGAGTCCGAAAAGGTCACCCGGGTGCTCTGA
- a CDS encoding DUF1490 family protein has translation MAVYGLLAKAAGTVVTGLVGVTAYEVVRKAVAKAPLHETAVKGAELGLRGTRRAEEAAESARLRLADVMAEARERIGEEAPTPSIAEPHDHEH, from the coding sequence ATGGCGGTGTACGGGCTCTTGGCGAAGGCGGCGGGGACGGTCGTCACCGGGCTGGTCGGCGTGACGGCCTACGAGGTGGTGCGCAAGGCCGTGGCCAAGGCGCCGCTGCACGAGACCGCGGTGAAGGGCGCCGAGCTCGGTCTGCGCGGCACCCGCAGGGCCGAGGAGGCCGCCGAGTCGGCGCGCCTGCGCCTCGCCGACGTCATGGCCGAGGCCCGCGAGCGCATCGGCGAGGAGGCGCCCACGCCGTCGATCGCAGAACCCCACGACCACGAGCACTGA
- the ctpC gene encoding manganese-exporting P-type ATPase CtpC — MDLALVPDVDDEVRVKDPALQVISDAAGRMRVAVAWVRADSRRAVAVEEAVAKCEGVRVVHAYPRTGSVVVWYSPRRCDRSSVLAAIGDAAHVAAELIPARAPHSTEIRNADVLRMVIGGAALALLGMRRYVFARPPLLGPSGRLFATGVTVFTGYPFLRGALRSLRSGKAGTDALVSAATVASLVLRENVVALTVLWLLNIGEYLQDLTLRRTRRAISELLRGNQDTAWLRLDDGPTPREVQVPIDTVQIGDEVVVHDHVAIPVDGEVVDGEAVVNQSAITGENLPVSIVAGAHVHAGSVVVRGRLVVRASAVGNQTTIGRIIARVEEAQHDRAPIQTVGENFSRRFVPTSFIVSAITLAITGDVRRAMTMLLIACPCAVGLATPTAISAAIGNGARRGILIKGGSHLEQAGQVDAIVFDKTGTLTVGRPVVTNIIALHKDWQPEQVLAYAASSEIHSRHPLAEAVIRSTEERHITIPPHEECEVLVGLGMRTWADGRTLLLGSPGLLRSEKVRVSKKASEWVDRLRRQAETPLLLAVDGTLVGLISLRDEVRPEAADVLKKLRANGIRRVVMLTGDHPDIAEVVARELGIDEWHAEVMPEDKLAAVRELQDEGFIVGMVGDGINDAPALAAADIGIAMGLAGTDVAVETADVALANDDLHRLLDVRDLGARAVDVIRENYGMSIAVNAAGLIIGAGGALSPVLAAILHNASSVAVVANSSRLIRYRLDAPRNGSGN; from the coding sequence ATGGACCTCGCCCTAGTCCCCGACGTTGACGACGAGGTGCGGGTGAAAGACCCCGCGCTGCAGGTGATTTCCGACGCCGCCGGACGCATGCGGGTCGCGGTCGCCTGGGTGCGCGCCGATTCGCGGCGCGCCGTGGCGGTCGAGGAGGCCGTCGCCAAGTGCGAGGGCGTGCGCGTGGTGCACGCCTACCCGCGCACCGGGTCGGTGGTCGTCTGGTATTCGCCGCGGCGCTGCGACCGCTCCTCGGTGCTGGCGGCCATCGGCGACGCGGCGCACGTCGCCGCCGAACTGATCCCGGCGCGCGCGCCGCACTCCACCGAGATCCGCAACGCCGACGTGCTGCGCATGGTGATCGGCGGCGCGGCGCTGGCGCTGCTCGGGATGCGCCGCTACGTGTTCGCGCGGCCGCCGCTGCTCGGCCCCAGCGGCCGGCTGTTCGCCACCGGTGTCACCGTCTTCACCGGCTACCCCTTCCTGCGCGGCGCGCTGCGCTCGCTGCGCTCCGGCAAGGCCGGGACCGACGCGCTGGTCTCCGCGGCGACCGTGGCGAGCCTGGTGCTGCGGGAGAACGTGGTCGCGCTGACGGTGCTATGGCTGCTCAACATCGGCGAGTACCTGCAGGATCTGACGCTGCGACGGACCCGTCGGGCCATCTCGGAGTTGCTGCGCGGCAACCAGGACACGGCGTGGCTGCGGCTCGACGACGGCCCCACCCCGCGCGAGGTCCAGGTGCCGATCGACACCGTGCAGATCGGCGACGAGGTCGTGGTGCACGACCACGTCGCGATCCCGGTCGACGGCGAGGTGGTCGACGGCGAGGCCGTCGTCAACCAGTCCGCGATCACCGGGGAGAACCTGCCGGTCAGCATCGTGGCCGGCGCGCACGTGCACGCCGGTTCGGTGGTGGTGCGCGGACGCCTGGTGGTGCGGGCCAGCGCGGTCGGCAATCAGACCACCATCGGGCGCATCATCGCCCGGGTCGAAGAGGCGCAGCACGACCGGGCGCCGATCCAGACCGTCGGCGAAAACTTCTCCCGCCGTTTCGTTCCCACCTCGTTCATCGTCTCGGCCATCACGCTGGCGATCACCGGTGACGTCCGCCGGGCGATGACGATGCTGCTGATCGCCTGCCCGTGCGCGGTGGGTTTGGCCACCCCGACGGCGATCAGCGCGGCGATCGGCAACGGCGCGCGCCGCGGCATCCTGATCAAGGGCGGTTCGCACCTCGAGCAGGCCGGCCAGGTGGACGCGATCGTGTTCGACAAGACCGGCACGCTCACCGTCGGACGCCCGGTGGTCACCAACATCATTGCGCTGCACAAGGACTGGCAGCCCGAACAGGTGCTGGCCTACGCGGCCAGCTCGGAGATCCACTCGCGGCACCCGCTGGCCGAGGCGGTGATCCGCTCCACCGAGGAACGCCACATCACCATCCCGCCGCACGAGGAGTGCGAGGTGCTGGTCGGGCTGGGCATGCGGACCTGGGCCGACGGCCGGACCCTGCTGCTGGGCAGCCCCGGGCTGCTGCGCTCCGAAAAGGTCAGGGTGTCCAAGAAGGCGTCGGAATGGGTGGACAGGCTGCGCCGCCAGGCCGAGACGCCGCTGCTGCTGGCCGTCGACGGCACGCTGGTGGGGTTGATCAGCCTGCGCGACGAGGTGCGGCCGGAGGCCGCCGACGTGCTGAAGAAGCTGCGCGCCAACGGTATTCGCCGGGTGGTCATGCTCACCGGGGATCACCCGGACATCGCCGAGGTGGTGGCGCGCGAACTCGGGATCGACGAGTGGCACGCCGAGGTGATGCCGGAGGACAAGCTCGCGGCGGTGCGCGAGCTGCAGGACGAGGGCTTCATCGTCGGGATGGTCGGCGACGGCATCAACGACGCGCCCGCGCTCGCGGCCGCCGACATCGGCATCGCGATGGGGCTGGCCGGAACCGACGTCGCCGTGGAGACCGCCGACGTGGCCCTGGCCAACGACGACCTGCATCGCCTGCTCGACGTGCGGGACCTCGGGGCCCGCGCCGTCGACGTCATCCGCGAGAACTACGGCATGTCCATCGCCGTCAACGCCGCCGGGCTGATCATCGGGGCGGGCGGCGCGCTGTCCCCGGTGCTGGCCGCGATCCTGCACAACGCGTCGTCGGTGGCGGTGGTGGCCAACAGCTCCCGGCTGATCAGATACCGGTTGGATGCGCCGCGCAACGGCAGCGGCAACTGA
- a CDS encoding cation transporter, with protein MTTSAALTRECTAAHDAGWRRGAAWARRLAWISLAVVLVEGAVGLWQGLSVGSIALTGWALGGASEALASAMVVWRFSGARTFSPSAERRAQRGVAVSFWLTAPYIAAESIRELVGEHRAETSVIGIALTALALLLMPVLGRANHRLGARLGSGATEAEGIQNYLCGAQAAGVLIGLAATALWSSAWWIDPAVGLAIAGVAVWQGVRAWRGEQCGC; from the coding sequence ATGACCACATCGGCCGCCCTGACGCGGGAATGCACCGCCGCGCACGACGCCGGCTGGCGGCGCGGCGCCGCGTGGGCGCGCCGGCTGGCGTGGATCAGCCTGGCCGTGGTGCTCGTCGAGGGCGCCGTCGGGCTGTGGCAGGGACTCTCGGTCGGCTCCATCGCCCTGACCGGCTGGGCCCTCGGCGGGGCGTCGGAGGCGCTGGCCAGCGCGATGGTGGTGTGGCGGTTCAGCGGCGCGCGCACCTTTTCCCCGAGCGCCGAGCGGCGCGCACAACGCGGCGTCGCGGTGTCGTTCTGGCTCACCGCCCCGTACATCGCCGCCGAATCCATCCGCGAGCTGGTCGGCGAGCACCGCGCCGAGACGTCGGTGATCGGGATCGCGCTGACCGCCCTGGCCCTGCTGCTCATGCCGGTGCTGGGCCGGGCCAACCACCGCCTGGGCGCGCGGTTGGGCTCGGGCGCCACCGAGGCGGAGGGGATCCAGAACTACCTGTGCGGCGCCCAGGCGGCCGGGGTGCTGATCGGCCTCGCGGCGACGGCGCTGTGGTCGAGCGCCTGGTGGATCGACCCCGCCGTGGGGCTCGCGATCGCCGGTGTCGCCGTGTGGCAGGGCGTGCGCGCCTGGCGCGGCGAGCAGTGCGGCTGCTGA
- a CDS encoding class I SAM-dependent methyltransferase, whose amino-acid sequence MARTDDDTWDLATSVGATATMVAAGRARATRDGLIDDRFAEPLVRAVGVDFMTRWAAGELDSADVDEPGAAWGMQRMTDMMAARTRYIDAFFAEAGAAGIGQVVILASGLDARAYRLPWPAGTTVFEIDQPQVLEFKAATIADLGAEPTAEVRNVPVDLRHDWPSALRQAGFDAGRPAAWAAEGLIGFLPPEAQDRLLDNITELSADGSQLVAEVFANTGTSGDALNAASEKWRQGGLDIALGDLGFPGPRNDVATYLQQKGWQPVRTPLNQLLANTGLPLQSTDPEAPFAQNYYCTAVRSAAR is encoded by the coding sequence ATGGCGCGCACCGACGACGACACCTGGGACCTGGCGACCAGCGTGGGCGCGACCGCCACCATGGTGGCCGCGGGACGGGCCCGGGCCACCCGGGACGGCCTGATCGACGACCGGTTCGCCGAGCCGCTGGTGCGCGCGGTGGGCGTCGACTTCATGACCCGGTGGGCGGCCGGCGAACTCGATTCCGCCGACGTCGACGAGCCCGGCGCCGCGTGGGGCATGCAGCGCATGACCGACATGATGGCCGCCCGCACCCGCTACATCGACGCGTTCTTCGCCGAGGCGGGGGCGGCCGGCATCGGTCAGGTGGTCATCCTCGCCTCCGGCCTGGATGCGCGCGCCTACCGGTTGCCCTGGCCCGCGGGCACCACGGTGTTCGAGATCGACCAGCCGCAGGTGCTCGAGTTCAAGGCCGCCACCATCGCCGACCTCGGCGCCGAGCCGACCGCCGAGGTGCGCAACGTCCCGGTCGACCTGCGCCACGACTGGCCGTCGGCGCTGCGCCAGGCCGGCTTCGACGCCGGGAGACCCGCCGCCTGGGCCGCCGAGGGGCTGATCGGCTTCCTGCCGCCGGAGGCCCAGGATCGGTTGCTGGACAACATCACCGAGCTGTCCGCCGACGGCAGCCAGTTGGTTGCCGAGGTGTTCGCGAACACGGGCACCAGCGGGGACGCGCTGAACGCGGCGAGCGAAAAGTGGCGGCAGGGCGGCCTCGACATCGCGCTGGGCGACCTGGGCTTCCCCGGGCCGCGCAACGACGTGGCGACCTACCTGCAGCAGAAGGGCTGGCAGCCGGTGCGCACGCCGCTGAATCAGCTGCTGGCCAACACCGGGCTCCCGCTGCAATCGACCGACCCCGAGGCGCCATTCGCCCAGAACTACTACTGCACCGCGGTGCGCAGCGCGGCGCGTTGA
- a CDS encoding CaiB/BaiF CoA transferase family protein — protein sequence MPNSKPPKPLDGFRVLDFTQNIAGPMAGQVLADLGAEVIKVEAPVGEAARHITAVLPGRPPLATLFLPHNRGKKSVMADLRDDEAKQQIMRLVDTADVVLEGFRPGVMERMGLGPDELQSRNPKLIYARLSAYGGNGPEGSRPGVDLMVAAESGMTTGMPTPSGKPQIIPFQLVDAASGHVLAQAVLAALLNRERHGVADVVRVAMYDVAVSLQASQLTIHLNKPNAEPKPSDSTPKPKRRKGVGFATQPSDAFKAADGYLVISAYVPKHWDKLCEIIGRPDMRDDERFIDQRARALNYPELTEELEKALAAKTADEWVRLLQDGGLMACHAYTWKQVVGTALFAENELALPVGEGEDAVTVIRTPARYSSFDADATDPPPALGQHTEEYLGAPQPAS from the coding sequence GTGCCAAACAGCAAGCCACCCAAGCCACTTGACGGATTCCGGGTGCTCGACTTCACCCAGAACATCGCCGGGCCGATGGCCGGCCAGGTGCTGGCCGACCTGGGGGCCGAGGTCATCAAGGTCGAGGCGCCCGTCGGCGAGGCGGCCCGCCACATCACCGCGGTGCTGCCCGGCCGCCCGCCGCTGGCCACCCTGTTCCTCCCCCACAACCGCGGCAAGAAGTCGGTGATGGCGGACCTGCGCGACGACGAGGCCAAGCAGCAGATCATGCGGCTGGTCGACACCGCAGACGTTGTGCTGGAAGGGTTTCGGCCCGGGGTGATGGAACGCATGGGACTGGGACCCGACGAGCTGCAATCCCGCAACCCCAAACTCATCTACGCGCGCCTCTCGGCCTACGGCGGCAACGGCCCGGAGGGCAGCCGGCCCGGCGTGGACCTGATGGTCGCCGCCGAGTCCGGCATGACCACCGGGATGCCCACGCCCAGCGGCAAACCCCAGATCATCCCGTTCCAGCTCGTCGACGCCGCCAGCGGACACGTGCTGGCGCAGGCGGTGCTGGCCGCGCTGCTCAACCGCGAGCGCCACGGCGTGGCCGACGTCGTGCGGGTCGCCATGTACGACGTCGCGGTCAGCCTGCAGGCCAGCCAGCTGACCATCCACCTGAACAAGCCCAACGCGGAACCCAAGCCGTCCGACTCAACGCCAAAGCCCAAGCGGCGCAAGGGTGTCGGGTTCGCCACCCAGCCGTCGGACGCCTTCAAGGCGGCCGACGGATACCTGGTGATCAGCGCGTACGTGCCCAAGCACTGGGACAAGCTGTGCGAGATCATCGGCCGCCCCGACATGCGCGACGACGAGCGGTTCATCGACCAGCGCGCCCGGGCGCTCAACTATCCGGAACTCACCGAGGAACTCGAGAAGGCGCTAGCCGCCAAGACCGCCGACGAATGGGTCCGGCTGCTGCAGGACGGCGGCCTGATGGCCTGCCACGCCTACACCTGGAAGCAGGTGGTCGGCACCGCGCTGTTCGCGGAGAACGAGCTCGCCCTGCCGGTCGGTGAGGGTGAGGACGCGGTCACGGTGATCCGCACCCCGGCACGCTATTCCAGCTTCGACGCTGACGCCACCGACCCTCCCCCGGCCCTCGGGCAGCACACCGAGGAGTATCTGGGCGCACCGCAACCCGCGTCGTGA
- a CDS encoding serine/threonine-protein kinase PknD, whose amino-acid sequence MSDSGPASRAGSWFGPYRLVRLLRQGGMGEVYEAEDTRKHRMVALKLISQQFSGNSEFRARLQREADIAGRLTEPHVVPIHDYGEIDGRFYVDMRLVDGVDLGTLLRRDGPLAAPRAIAIISQVAAALDAAHAIGVTHRDVTPGNILITGSDFAYLADFGIARAATDPGLTQFGTAIGTYYYMAPERFTDDTVTHSADIYSLACVLSECLTGSPPYRADTIERLVAAHLTKAPPSPSQLRPGAFPPALDQVIAKGMAKRPEERYRTAGEFAAAAHDALTTSEQRKATTILREGEDAVQRAEASAQRPEREPQSWPAAETMAGPVAPRPGGTGWSERSGHHPSLIRPAPTTFGHTYGSGPDFRSPAVPIDSKRKQWIIVGAIALVALVAFIVAVAGYLSTRSSGPAQEASGQSVLPFNGIDFRLSPGGVALDSAGDVYVTSEGMYGRVVKLTAGSNATTVLPFHGLYQPQGLAVDGAGTVYVADFNNRVVSLAAGSNDQKVLPFSGLSYPEGVAVDSQGAVYVADRGNSRVVKLAAGSKTQTELPFNGLKNPDGVAVDAAGTVYVADTDNNRIVKLDANSNTQAELPFQNVSVPWGIAVDNSGTVYVTEHDKSDVLKFPAGSNTPTVLPFDGLNTPLAVAVDKERSVYIADRGNDRVVKLTP is encoded by the coding sequence GTGAGCGATAGCGGACCGGCCTCGCGGGCCGGGTCCTGGTTCGGGCCCTATCGGCTGGTGCGCCTGCTGCGCCAGGGCGGCATGGGCGAGGTGTACGAGGCCGAGGACACCCGCAAGCACCGCATGGTGGCCCTGAAACTGATCTCACAACAGTTCTCCGGCAACTCGGAGTTCCGTGCGCGCCTGCAGCGCGAGGCCGATATCGCCGGACGGCTGACCGAACCGCATGTGGTGCCGATCCACGACTACGGCGAGATCGACGGGCGTTTCTATGTGGACATGCGCCTCGTCGACGGCGTCGATCTGGGCACGCTGTTGCGCCGGGACGGGCCGCTGGCCGCGCCGCGGGCGATCGCGATCATCAGCCAGGTCGCGGCCGCCCTGGACGCGGCGCACGCCATCGGGGTGACGCACCGCGACGTCACACCGGGCAACATCCTGATCACCGGCAGCGACTTCGCGTACCTGGCGGATTTCGGAATCGCCCGGGCCGCAACCGATCCGGGGTTGACCCAGTTCGGGACCGCGATCGGCACGTATTACTACATGGCGCCGGAACGCTTCACCGACGACACCGTCACCCACAGCGCCGACATCTATTCGCTCGCATGCGTTTTGAGTGAGTGCCTGACCGGCTCGCCGCCGTATCGGGCCGACACGATCGAACGGCTGGTCGCCGCGCACCTGACGAAGGCACCCCCGTCGCCCAGCCAACTGCGCCCCGGGGCGTTTCCGCCCGCCCTGGATCAGGTGATCGCCAAGGGCATGGCCAAACGTCCCGAGGAGCGCTATCGCACCGCGGGCGAATTCGCCGCCGCCGCGCATGACGCGCTGACCACGTCCGAGCAGCGCAAGGCGACCACAATCCTGCGCGAAGGGGAGGACGCGGTCCAGCGTGCGGAGGCGTCGGCCCAGCGCCCGGAGCGCGAGCCGCAGTCCTGGCCCGCCGCCGAGACCATGGCCGGTCCGGTGGCCCCGAGGCCCGGCGGCACCGGCTGGTCCGAGCGCTCCGGCCATCACCCCTCGCTGATCCGTCCCGCCCCAACGACGTTCGGCCACACCTACGGGTCCGGGCCGGACTTCAGGAGTCCCGCCGTGCCGATCGACAGCAAGCGAAAGCAGTGGATCATCGTCGGCGCCATCGCGCTCGTCGCCCTCGTCGCGTTCATCGTGGCGGTCGCCGGTTACCTGTCCACGCGGTCCTCGGGGCCGGCACAGGAGGCGTCCGGTCAAAGTGTGTTGCCCTTCAACGGGATTGACTTCCGCCTGTCCCCGGGCGGGGTGGCGCTGGACAGCGCCGGCGACGTCTACGTCACCAGCGAGGGCATGTACGGGCGCGTGGTGAAGCTGACGGCCGGTTCGAACGCCACGACGGTGCTGCCGTTCCACGGGCTCTACCAGCCGCAGGGTCTGGCCGTCGACGGCGCCGGCACGGTGTACGTCGCCGATTTCAACAACCGGGTGGTCAGCCTGGCCGCGGGCTCCAACGACCAGAAGGTGCTGCCGTTTTCCGGTCTGAGCTACCCCGAGGGCGTCGCGGTCGACAGCCAGGGCGCGGTGTACGTCGCCGACCGCGGCAACAGCAGGGTGGTGAAGCTGGCGGCGGGATCCAAGACCCAGACCGAGTTGCCGTTCAACGGACTGAAGAATCCCGACGGTGTCGCCGTCGACGCCGCGGGCACCGTGTACGTCGCCGACACCGACAACAACAGGATCGTCAAGCTCGACGCCAATTCGAATACCCAGGCGGAGTTGCCATTTCAGAACGTCTCCGTGCCGTGGGGCATCGCGGTGGACAACAGCGGCACCGTCTACGTCACCGAACACGACAAGAGTGACGTGCTGAAGTTCCCGGCGGGCTCGAACACGCCGACCGTCCTGCCGTTCGACGGGCTCAACACGCCCTTGGCGGTGGCGGTCGACAAGGAACGAAGCGTCTATATCGCCGACCGCGGCAACGACCGGGTGGTCAAGCTGACGCCCTGA
- the pstS gene encoding phosphate ABC transporter substrate-binding protein PstS, which translates to MRFARSGVALSVVAAVALALAGCGDNNSSSGSSGKQASVDCGGKKVLKDSGSTAQQNAIEQFVYAYVRACPGYTLDYDANGSGAGVTEFLNNQTDLAGSDVPLDPSTGQNDRAAQRCGSQAWDLPTVFGPIAVTYHLTGVSGLKLDGPTVAKIFNGTITKWDDPTLKAINSGLNLPSTPITVIFRSDKSGTTANFQKYLDGASDGAWGKGDSEVFNGGVGQGASGNNGTSALLQNTEGSITYNEWSFAVGKQLNMASIITSAGPDAVPITKDSVEKTIAGATFKGQGNDLVLDTSSFYKPTQSGAYPIVLATYEIVCSKYPDAATGKAVKAFMQAAIGPGQEGLDQYGSIPLPSSFTAKLSGAVNAIS; encoded by the coding sequence GTGAGGTTCGCTCGATCTGGCGTCGCCCTGAGCGTGGTGGCCGCCGTCGCCCTGGCGCTGGCGGGATGCGGCGACAACAACTCGTCGTCGGGATCGAGCGGCAAGCAGGCGTCGGTGGACTGCGGCGGTAAGAAGGTCCTCAAAGACAGCGGCTCGACCGCGCAGCAAAACGCCATCGAGCAGTTCGTCTACGCCTACGTTCGGGCCTGCCCGGGTTACACGCTCGATTACGACGCCAACGGCTCCGGCGCCGGCGTGACCGAATTCCTGAACAACCAAACGGATCTCGCCGGTTCCGATGTCCCGCTGGACCCGTCCACCGGTCAAAATGACCGGGCGGCGCAGCGGTGCGGTTCGCAGGCCTGGGATCTGCCCACGGTGTTCGGACCGATCGCGGTCACCTATCACCTGACCGGGGTGAGCGGGCTGAAACTGGACGGGCCCACCGTGGCGAAGATCTTCAACGGCACCATCACCAAGTGGGACGATCCGACGCTGAAGGCGATCAACTCGGGCCTCAACCTTCCGTCGACGCCCATCACGGTCATCTTCCGCAGCGACAAATCCGGCACCACCGCCAACTTCCAGAAGTACCTCGACGGCGCGTCGGACGGCGCCTGGGGCAAGGGCGACAGCGAGGTGTTCAACGGCGGCGTCGGGCAGGGCGCCAGCGGGAACAACGGCACATCGGCGCTGCTGCAGAACACCGAGGGGTCGATCACCTACAACGAGTGGTCGTTCGCGGTGGGCAAGCAGCTGAACATGGCGTCGATCATCACGTCGGCGGGCCCGGACGCGGTGCCGATCACCAAGGACAGCGTCGAGAAGACGATCGCCGGGGCGACCTTCAAGGGGCAGGGCAACGACCTGGTGCTGGACACCTCGTCGTTCTACAAGCCGACACAGTCCGGCGCGTACCCGATCGTGCTGGCGACCTATGAAATCGTCTGTTCGAAGTATCCGGACGCGGCGACGGGCAAGGCGGTGAAGGCGTTCATGCAGGCCGCGATCGGGCCGGGCCAGGAGGGGCTGGACCAGTACGGTTCCATCCCGCTGCCCAGCTCGTTCACGGCGAAGCTGTCGGGTGCGGTCAATGCGATTTCGTGA